A part of Caldisericota bacterium genomic DNA contains:
- a CDS encoding aldehyde ferredoxin oxidoreductase family protein: MLFGRLLQVDLSNKSFNEIRIEEDVIKKFLGAKGLGAYLLYTMLQPHTDPLSPANLLMFLNGPLTGTPFPTSGRTTVVTKSPLTGLFLDCHAGGFFGPELKRAGFDGIILKGRSEKPVYLWINDDNVEFRDAEEMWGLTVSETIDEIRGETDNKTHIASIGPAGENLVKIASIAIDKDSDPWRAGIAARGGPGAVMGSKNLKAIAVKGSRKIDVYDEDKFKEISAEMTKRITENTFVHTRRVLGTSYWIDPMNRMGILPTRNFQAGYIENGYGISGSNLRYYVKRDVSCYNCPIICGKVVEIDEKAVKVEYEDIALLGSDNGIKDILDVSKALILCNELGLDAISTGGIVAFGMECKGKGILADAPKFGDAEGQRKLIKDIAYRNGIGDLLADGTRKAAEKIGQNSEKFAIHVKGMELPGYEPRSSWGMAIAYATSDRGGCHQRAWTVRPEIDGILKRFSIQGVAQFVKDVQDERAAAFSIILCDFAPLGVEDCLAGLKYSIGIDLTEEEYIEIGERIWNLTRLFNIREADVSRKDDTLPPRMFEESLPMPPNGEKRISLLRDAFDTMLTEYYFIRGWNENGIPTQEKLDELGLNKI; encoded by the coding sequence ATGTTATTTGGAAGGTTGCTACAAGTTGACTTATCTAACAAAAGCTTTAATGAGATAAGGATAGAGGAAGATGTTATAAAAAAATTTCTTGGGGCAAAAGGGCTTGGAGCGTATCTTCTGTATACAATGCTACAGCCACACACAGATCCATTATCTCCTGCCAATCTTTTAATGTTTCTTAACGGTCCTCTTACAGGGACTCCATTTCCTACATCTGGCAGAACTACAGTAGTTACCAAATCACCGCTTACAGGACTTTTTTTAGATTGTCACGCTGGAGGTTTTTTTGGACCAGAGCTAAAAAGGGCGGGTTTTGATGGCATTATATTAAAAGGCCGCAGTGAAAAACCGGTGTATCTATGGATAAACGACGACAATGTAGAATTTAGAGATGCAGAGGAAATGTGGGGATTAACTGTCAGCGAAACAATCGATGAGATAAGAGGGGAAACGGATAACAAAACCCATATTGCTTCAATTGGTCCAGCAGGAGAAAATTTAGTCAAGATTGCATCAATTGCAATAGACAAAGACAGTGATCCCTGGAGGGCAGGCATAGCGGCAAGAGGGGGTCCGGGCGCAGTTATGGGCAGCAAGAATTTAAAAGCGATAGCCGTAAAGGGCTCCAGGAAAATTGATGTTTATGATGAAGATAAATTTAAAGAGATTTCTGCCGAGATGACAAAAAGGATTACAGAGAATACATTTGTTCACACAAGAAGAGTATTAGGGACATCATACTGGATAGACCCGATGAATCGGATGGGCATTCTGCCAACTCGTAATTTCCAAGCGGGATACATAGAGAACGGATACGGCATATCAGGTTCAAATTTGAGGTATTATGTGAAACGTGATGTAAGCTGTTATAATTGCCCGATTATATGCGGAAAGGTTGTTGAAATTGATGAAAAGGCAGTAAAAGTTGAGTATGAAGATATTGCCCTGCTTGGCAGCGATAATGGAATAAAAGATATTCTAGATGTTTCAAAAGCACTTATTCTTTGTAATGAACTTGGGTTAGACGCTATCTCTACCGGCGGGATTGTTGCATTCGGAATGGAGTGTAAAGGAAAAGGCATACTGGCTGATGCTCCTAAATTTGGTGATGCTGAAGGGCAGCGAAAGCTGATAAAGGATATTGCGTATAGAAACGGGATAGGAGATCTCCTTGCCGATGGGACAAGGAAAGCCGCTGAAAAGATCGGGCAGAACAGCGAAAAGTTTGCTATTCATGTAAAAGGAATGGAACTTCCCGGCTATGAACCGAGAAGCTCATGGGGAATGGCAATTGCCTATGCAACTTCTGATAGAGGTGGATGTCATCAAAGGGCATGGACAGTGCGCCCGGAAATTGACGGAATCTTAAAAAGATTTTCGATCCAGGGAGTTGCACAGTTTGTAAAAGATGTACAGGATGAAAGAGCCGCTGCATTTTCAATTATTTTATGTGATTTTGCTCCCCTTGGCGTCGAAGATTGTTTGGCGGGTTTAAAGTACAGCATAGGAATTGACCTTACTGAGGAAGAATACATAGAGATAGGTGAGAGAATCTGGAATTTGACAAGATTATTTAATATAAGAGAAGCCGATGTCTCAAGAAAAGACGACACACTACCTCCGCGAATGTTTGAAGAATCTTTACCGATGCCTCCTAATGGAGAGAAAAGAATTTCTTTGTTAAGAGATGCTTTTGATACAATGCTTACGGAGTATTATTTTATCAGGGGGTGGAATGAGAATGGCATACCAACTCAGGAAAAACTCGACGAATTAGGATTAAACAAAATTTAG
- a CDS encoding homoserine dehydrogenase: MKCKIGIIGLGNVGLGLVRILHNKRKELKGKYGFNFEITAISDLVKGSVYDESGLDLATVLDLIGKEGNLKNYPSGIRNLNSMRTIRKTNTNLIVEATLTNTRTGEPGLTHIKTALSNKKNVVTTNKGPIALHYQELKKLADENEVYLRFEGTVLSGTPALNLVLESLAGCDVSRIQGIVNGTTNFILTKMEEGKRYEVALVEAQKLGYAETDPTADVEGWDAAVKTVIMADVVMGENINVRDVERVGITGITLSDVKKAKENNRRIKLIAEVEKKNYIVNAKVLPREVPLTHPLANVMGAINALTFTTDHLGDVTIIGPGAGRIETGQALLTDILALNRILHKY; encoded by the coding sequence ATGAAGTGCAAAATAGGCATCATAGGATTGGGAAATGTAGGGTTGGGGTTAGTGAGGATATTACACAATAAGCGAAAAGAACTAAAGGGAAAGTATGGATTTAATTTTGAGATTACCGCAATTTCAGATCTCGTAAAAGGGTCTGTATATGATGAAAGTGGTTTGGATTTAGCAACTGTTTTAGACCTTATTGGGAAGGAAGGAAATTTGAAAAACTATCCTTCTGGAATAAGAAATTTAAATAGTATGAGGACGATCAGGAAAACTAACACAAATCTTATCGTTGAAGCTACACTAACAAACACAAGAACAGGAGAACCGGGATTAACACACATAAAAACAGCTCTCTCTAACAAAAAAAATGTGGTTACAACAAATAAAGGGCCAATTGCTCTTCATTATCAGGAGCTAAAAAAATTGGCTGATGAAAATGAAGTGTATTTGAGATTTGAGGGGACTGTTTTAAGTGGAACTCCTGCGCTGAACTTAGTTTTAGAATCTTTAGCAGGGTGCGATGTTTCAAGAATCCAGGGTATAGTAAACGGGACCACCAATTTTATACTAACAAAAATGGAAGAAGGAAAGAGATATGAAGTCGCATTAGTTGAAGCGCAAAAATTGGGATATGCTGAAACGGATCCTACTGCTGATGTTGAAGGATGGGATGCAGCAGTAAAAACTGTTATAATGGCTGATGTTGTTATGGGAGAAAATATAAACGTGCGGGACGTTGAGAGAGTAGGAATAACTGGTATAACACTTAGCGATGTTAAAAAAGCGAAAGAAAACAATCGCAGGATAAAGCTCATCGCTGAAGTTGAAAAAAAGAATTACATTGTAAACGCAAAAGTATTACCAAGAGAAGTGCCCCTCACGCACCCTCTTGCAAATGTTATGGGAGCAATAAATGCTCTTACATTTACAACAGATCACCTGGGAGATGTTACCATAATAGGGCCCGGGGCAGGAAGGATAGAAACAGGACAAGCGTTGTTAACTGACATCCTTGCACTTAATAGGATACTTCATAAATATTAG
- a CDS encoding DUF1611 domain-containing protein has translation MDKNAIIFCEGFFGELDGKTANGLVRYSGTYKIVGVIDSTKEGADAGEYLDGKKNGILIYKSIEDAISKIKEPVNYFIYGIAPGNARLPKEHRGIILDAIRHHLNIVSGLMDFFTEDRAMMKEARAYGVKIFDIRKPPTKRKMHLFTGKIFDVKTPIVAVLGTDTAIGKRTTAIYLKEELKARGINAVFITTGQTGIVQGAKYGRALDAIPGEFIIGEVEHAVVQAYENEHPDIILVEGQSSLSHPAFLSSFAILKGACPKAIILQHAPKRKVYCDYPFLSIPDLQKEINLIKKLSKAGVIAITLNHEKMTDEEMDRAVKNYEAKYQLPTADVLKHGGDKIIKAIVDTFPSLSAKL, from the coding sequence ATGGATAAAAACGCAATTATTTTTTGCGAGGGATTTTTCGGAGAGCTTGACGGAAAAACAGCAAACGGCCTTGTGAGATACTCTGGCACATACAAAATAGTAGGAGTGATAGACAGCACAAAAGAAGGTGCGGATGCAGGAGAATACCTTGACGGCAAGAAAAATGGAATCCTGATTTATAAAAGCATTGAAGACGCAATATCAAAGATAAAAGAACCTGTTAATTATTTTATCTATGGCATTGCTCCTGGTAATGCGAGACTTCCAAAAGAGCACCGAGGAATTATTTTAGATGCTATAAGACACCATTTGAATATTGTAAGCGGATTGATGGATTTCTTTACCGAAGATAGAGCTATGATGAAAGAGGCCAGGGCTTACGGTGTAAAAATCTTTGATATCAGAAAGCCACCAACAAAGAGAAAAATGCATCTTTTTACCGGGAAAATTTTTGATGTAAAAACCCCAATAGTTGCTGTTTTAGGGACGGATACGGCTATTGGGAAAAGGACTACTGCGATTTATTTGAAAGAGGAACTGAAAGCAAGAGGAATAAACGCTGTTTTTATTACGACAGGGCAAACAGGTATTGTTCAGGGAGCAAAGTATGGTAGAGCATTGGATGCGATACCGGGGGAGTTTATAATAGGAGAAGTAGAGCATGCCGTCGTCCAGGCTTATGAAAATGAACACCCGGATATTATATTAGTTGAGGGGCAAAGTTCTCTTTCTCATCCTGCCTTTCTCAGTTCTTTTGCAATTTTAAAAGGAGCTTGTCCTAAGGCAATTATTCTGCAGCATGCGCCGAAAAGGAAAGTATACTGTGATTATCCATTTTTGTCTATCCCGGATCTTCAAAAAGAAATTAATCTCATTAAAAAGCTTTCTAAAGCAGGCGTTATAGCTATTACGCTGAACCACGAAAAGATGACAGACGAAGAGATGGATAGGGCAGTGAAAAACTATGAAGCAAAGTACCAGTTGCCTACTGCAGATGTTTTAAAACACGGAGGAGATAAAATTATAAAAGCAATTGTGGATACATTTCCCTCACTATCTGCTAAATTGTAA
- a CDS encoding FeoC-like transcriptional regulator, which produces MYEVILALAKREGVISLKKLVRKAGISRNETIKALNFWSSKGKLSYVSELKFNSNSCVSCILRNTCKFKEVKKWNTH; this is translated from the coding sequence ATGTACGAGGTAATACTTGCTTTGGCAAAAAGAGAAGGAGTTATAAGTTTGAAAAAACTTGTGAGAAAAGCAGGAATTTCAAGAAATGAGACAATAAAGGCTTTAAATTTCTGGTCTTCTAAGGGAAAACTCTCCTATGTTTCTGAATTAAAATTTAATTCTAATTCTTGCGTATCCTGTATTCTTAGAAATACTTGTAAATTTAAGGAGGTGAAAAAATGGAATACGCATTAA
- a CDS encoding metal-dependent transcriptional regulator — MEYALSESLEDYLLGIFVVSKQNKVVRLKDIAKERQVKLPSVVNALKELSEKGLISHEKYSYVTFTDKGLNEAKKLYDRHKTVFKFLHQILGVNEIIAEKDAHKMEHDLTSSTLGLLTKFTEFMEMSSKMGESRFPEQFKYFMETGKFPEIKYKEGEVMKKIKEKPLSELKKGEGGKIVRIKSGIGSLKSRLLDMGAVPGTVVRIKKVAPLGDPIDILILGYHLSLRKEEAEKIIVQEI; from the coding sequence ATGGAATACGCATTAAGTGAAAGTCTTGAGGATTATCTCCTGGGGATTTTTGTTGTTAGTAAACAAAATAAAGTAGTAAGGTTAAAAGACATTGCAAAGGAGAGGCAAGTAAAGCTTCCCTCTGTTGTAAATGCTTTGAAAGAATTGTCAGAAAAAGGATTAATCTCTCATGAGAAGTATAGCTATGTAACTTTCACGGATAAAGGATTAAACGAAGCAAAAAAACTCTATGACAGACATAAGACAGTTTTTAAATTCCTACATCAAATACTTGGAGTTAACGAAATAATTGCAGAAAAAGATGCGCACAAAATGGAGCATGATTTAACATCGAGTACACTTGGTCTTCTAACAAAATTTACAGAATTTATGGAAATGTCCTCAAAAATGGGTGAATCTCGTTTCCCTGAACAGTTTAAGTATTTCATGGAAACCGGGAAATTCCCAGAGATTAAGTATAAAGAAGGAGAAGTTATGAAAAAGATAAAAGAAAAACCTTTAAGCGAATTAAAGAAGGGGGAAGGTGGAAAAATTGTGAGGATCAAAAGCGGTATAGGATCCTTAAAGAGCAGACTTCTTGATATGGGAGCAGTTCCTGGAACTGTTGTGAGGATCAAAAAGGTTGCTCCACTTGGAGACCCGATTGATATTTTAATTCTTGGTTACCATCTTTCTTTAAGGAAGGAAGAAGCAGAAAAGATCATTGTGCAGGAGATATGA
- a CDS encoding FeoA family protein → MMPLLFGKSGEEFEVTTIQGGRGFLKKLMEMGIYPGIKVRIILNVGNGPIIIGLHDTRIALGKGMAAKIIVRKLH, encoded by the coding sequence ATGATGCCTTTACTTTTTGGAAAGTCAGGCGAAGAATTTGAAGTAACAACAATTCAAGGAGGAAGAGGTTTTTTAAAGAAACTTATGGAAATGGGAATATATCCCGGGATAAAGGTAAGAATTATTTTAAACGTTGGGAATGGACCTATAATTATAGGCCTTCACGACACAAGGATTGCTCTGGGAAAAGGAATGGCAGCAAAAATAATTGTAAGGAAATTACATTAA
- the feoB gene encoding ferrous iron transport protein B — translation MTNALIAKGKTINVALAGNPNAGKSTIFNALTGGRAHVGNWPGVTVEKKEGRFKYKEYEFLVTDLPGTYSLTAYSIDERIARDYVIKEKLDVVVSVTDSTNLERNLYLLVSFLELGVNSVLDLNMADILEQRKVRVNTKKMEELLEIPVVMTSATKKAGLNELKEMIIRSRNRKIQPLRIDYGKEIEGAIKRVKESLSGINSPYPTRFLSIKLLEGDIEIIKEVRELGYERSVEVAMHEGSRLEIGFGYDLETEIIERRYGFIESIIRQCVRRVPTIEEKLTVSDKIDGIVTNKWLGIPIFAFLLWATFQLTFTVGGIFADFIDTFFGWLAESSAIWLASIDAPGWLSSLVGDGIISGVGAVFVFLPTILILFAFLSFLEDVGYMSRAAFVMDKAMHAIGLPGKSFIPMILGFGCNVPAIMSARTISSEKDRLLTILINPFISCSARLPVYVMFTGIFFKTNQGIVVFSLYILGIVVAVFSAKLFKSTIPKLKGPVSPLVMELPPYRIPTLKGVSIHTWERGREFLKKAGTIIFAGVILIWLLASFPMSSEYASETTLIGFVGKFFAPLFRPAGFPFWQAAVALLFGIIAKEIVVGTFGTLFGGEGALSASLLKYFTPLSAYSFMVMSLLYIPCIAAIGVIYRETNSWKWTTFITVYSLVIGWVVATAVYQLGSLFI, via the coding sequence ATGACAAATGCATTAATTGCAAAAGGTAAAACTATAAATGTTGCTTTGGCCGGTAACCCAAATGCAGGGAAATCCACTATCTTTAATGCGTTGACTGGTGGTCGTGCTCATGTAGGAAACTGGCCAGGCGTAACGGTTGAAAAAAAAGAAGGAAGATTTAAATACAAGGAGTATGAATTCCTTGTGACAGATCTACCTGGAACTTACAGTTTAACTGCCTATTCAATTGATGAGAGAATTGCAAGAGACTATGTGATAAAAGAAAAGCTGGATGTCGTTGTTTCTGTAACCGACTCCACAAATCTTGAAAGAAATCTCTACTTGCTTGTCTCTTTTCTTGAACTTGGTGTAAATTCTGTTCTTGACTTGAATATGGCAGATATTCTTGAACAGAGAAAAGTCAGAGTGAACACTAAAAAAATGGAAGAATTGCTTGAGATACCTGTGGTAATGACCTCTGCGACAAAAAAAGCTGGGCTTAATGAACTCAAAGAAATGATAATCAGATCTAGAAACAGAAAAATACAACCACTAAGAATTGATTACGGGAAAGAGATTGAAGGAGCAATAAAAAGAGTTAAAGAGTCCCTTTCGGGTATAAATTCTCCTTATCCAACAAGATTTCTCTCCATAAAACTTCTTGAAGGAGATATAGAAATAATTAAAGAAGTTAGAGAACTTGGATATGAAAGGTCTGTAGAGGTTGCAATGCACGAAGGATCGAGACTTGAAATAGGATTTGGTTATGATCTTGAAACAGAAATAATCGAGAGAAGATATGGGTTTATAGAGAGCATTATTCGTCAATGTGTAAGGAGAGTTCCTACAATTGAAGAAAAGCTTACAGTTTCAGATAAAATAGACGGAATTGTTACGAACAAATGGTTAGGTATTCCAATTTTTGCATTTTTATTATGGGCTACATTCCAATTAACTTTTACTGTTGGAGGAATTTTTGCTGATTTTATAGATACTTTTTTTGGGTGGCTAGCTGAATCTTCAGCAATTTGGCTTGCATCAATTGATGCGCCTGGATGGTTATCTTCGCTTGTTGGCGACGGTATTATAAGTGGAGTTGGTGCTGTTTTCGTTTTTTTGCCAACTATTCTAATTCTTTTTGCTTTTCTATCTTTTCTTGAAGATGTTGGTTATATGTCACGAGCAGCATTTGTTATGGATAAGGCAATGCATGCAATTGGTCTTCCTGGGAAATCTTTTATTCCTATGATTCTTGGTTTTGGTTGTAATGTTCCTGCAATTATGTCAGCGAGAACAATCTCCTCTGAGAAAGACAGGCTTTTAACAATCTTAATAAATCCTTTTATATCTTGCTCTGCGAGATTGCCTGTTTATGTGATGTTTACTGGTATTTTCTTTAAGACAAATCAAGGAATCGTAGTATTTTCATTATATATACTTGGAATAGTTGTTGCAGTGTTCTCTGCTAAATTATTTAAGTCAACAATACCAAAACTTAAAGGTCCTGTTTCTCCTCTTGTAATGGAACTTCCGCCTTATAGAATCCCAACGTTAAAGGGAGTGTCGATCCATACCTGGGAAAGAGGCAGGGAATTTCTTAAAAAAGCAGGAACTATAATTTTTGCTGGCGTTATTTTAATATGGTTACTTGCAAGTTTTCCTATGTCTTCTGAATATGCAAGTGAAACAACCTTAATTGGTTTTGTCGGAAAATTTTTTGCTCCCCTTTTTAGACCTGCAGGATTTCCATTCTGGCAAGCAGCAGTTGCTCTACTCTTTGGGATAATTGCAAAGGAAATAGTTGTTGGAACATTTGGAACACTTTTTGGTGGAGAAGGAGCTCTCTCTGCTTCTCTTCTAAAATACTTTACACCACTTTCAGCATATTC